The following proteins come from a genomic window of Chelonia mydas isolate rCheMyd1 chromosome 15, rCheMyd1.pri.v2, whole genome shotgun sequence:
- the SIRT4 gene encoding NAD-dependent protein lipoamidase sirtuin-4, mitochondrial isoform X1 produces the protein MSIYCALKVPEGCRALRLHHYRSYSGAKASPNLAFVPASPPPNALEVEALQRFFSHSQRLLVMTGAGISTESGIPDYRSEGVGLYARTDRRPIQHTEFVRSASARQRYWARNFVGWPQFSSHQPNAAHLALRNWEKLGKLHWLVTQNVDALHTKAGSQRVMELHGCTHRVLCLGCGEQTPRSELQKCFEVLNPTWTAEAHGMAPDGDVFLTEEQVHNFRVPACSRCGGILKPDVTFFGDTVSREKVDFVHKRLAESDSMLVAGSSLQVYSGYRFALAAHEKKLPIVIINIGPTRSDHFASMKLNSRCGELLPLIVLR, from the exons ATGAGTATATACTGTGCTTTGAAGGTGCCGGAAGGTTGCAGAGCCCTCAGGCTCCACCATTACAGATCTTACTCCGGGGCCAAGGCCTCTCCAAACCTGGCTTTTGTGCCAGCCAGCCCTCCTCCAAATGCCCTGGAAGTGGAGGCACTGCAGCGCTTCTTTTCTCATTCCCAGAGGCTGTTGGTAATGACCGGCGCTGGAATCTCCACTGAATCAGGGATCCCTGACTACCgctcagaaggggtggggctttaTGCCAGGACGGACAGGCGGCCCATCCAGCATACTGAGTTTGTTCGCAGTGCCAGTGCCCGCCAGAGGTACTGGGCAAGGAACTTCGTGGGCTGGCCCCAGTTCTCCTCTCACCAGCCTAACGCAGCGCACCTGGCCTTAAGAAACTGGGAGAAGCTAGGAAAGCTGCACTGGCTGGTGACCCAGAATGTGGATGCCCTGCATACCAAGGCCGGGAGTCAGCGGGTGATGGAATTGCATGGCTGCACACACAG GGTTCTCTGCCTCGGCTGTGGAGAGCAAACTCCCCGCTCTGAGCTTCAGAAGTGCTTTGAAGTGCTGAATCCCACCTGGACAGCTGAAGCACATGGCATGGCCCCAGATGGGGATGTCTTCCTCACAGAAGAGCAGGTGCATAACTTCCGCGTCCCGGCCTGCAGCAGATGTGGTGGGATCCTGAAGCCAGATGTGACGTTCTTTGGGGACACAGTTAGCCGGGAGAAAGTAGACTTTGTGCACAAGCGCCTGGCTGAATCAGATTCCATGTTGGTGGCAGGATCCTCTTTGCAG GTGTACTCTGGTTACAGGTTTGCACTTGCTGCCCATGAGAAGAAGCTGCCAATTGTGATAATAAATATTGGACCCACAAGGTCAGATCACTTTGCATCCATGAAACTGAATTCCCGGTGTGGGGAGTTGCTGCCTTTGATTGTCCTGCGGTGA
- the SIRT4 gene encoding NAD-dependent protein lipoamidase sirtuin-4, mitochondrial isoform X2 has product MTGAGISTESGIPDYRSEGVGLYARTDRRPIQHTEFVRSASARQRYWARNFVGWPQFSSHQPNAAHLALRNWEKLGKLHWLVTQNVDALHTKAGSQRVMELHGCTHRVLCLGCGEQTPRSELQKCFEVLNPTWTAEAHGMAPDGDVFLTEEQVHNFRVPACSRCGGILKPDVTFFGDTVSREKVDFVHKRLAESDSMLVAGSSLQVYSGYRFALAAHEKKLPIVIINIGPTRSDHFASMKLNSRCGELLPLIVLR; this is encoded by the exons ATGACCGGCGCTGGAATCTCCACTGAATCAGGGATCCCTGACTACCgctcagaaggggtggggctttaTGCCAGGACGGACAGGCGGCCCATCCAGCATACTGAGTTTGTTCGCAGTGCCAGTGCCCGCCAGAGGTACTGGGCAAGGAACTTCGTGGGCTGGCCCCAGTTCTCCTCTCACCAGCCTAACGCAGCGCACCTGGCCTTAAGAAACTGGGAGAAGCTAGGAAAGCTGCACTGGCTGGTGACCCAGAATGTGGATGCCCTGCATACCAAGGCCGGGAGTCAGCGGGTGATGGAATTGCATGGCTGCACACACAG GGTTCTCTGCCTCGGCTGTGGAGAGCAAACTCCCCGCTCTGAGCTTCAGAAGTGCTTTGAAGTGCTGAATCCCACCTGGACAGCTGAAGCACATGGCATGGCCCCAGATGGGGATGTCTTCCTCACAGAAGAGCAGGTGCATAACTTCCGCGTCCCGGCCTGCAGCAGATGTGGTGGGATCCTGAAGCCAGATGTGACGTTCTTTGGGGACACAGTTAGCCGGGAGAAAGTAGACTTTGTGCACAAGCGCCTGGCTGAATCAGATTCCATGTTGGTGGCAGGATCCTCTTTGCAG GTGTACTCTGGTTACAGGTTTGCACTTGCTGCCCATGAGAAGAAGCTGCCAATTGTGATAATAAATATTGGACCCACAAGGTCAGATCACTTTGCATCCATGAAACTGAATTCCCGGTGTGGGGAGTTGCTGCCTTTGATTGTCCTGCGGTGA